A genomic region of Candidatus Methylacidiphilales bacterium contains the following coding sequences:
- a CDS encoding alginate lyase family protein: protein MEPGEFALRSVLPLERRQYERLRALVAQDREAARQLQALRFETAPWIASKPNPLRVIRYEGLVDTDPGRRADVENLRTLDHVAALLLLWQATGDEAAARTVMDHVRAWSATYVPTGNDVNENKLAPLLVAALTFRSSFSRDDLARIDTWIHDIGRLHAEGLGGAPDRGNRFAKRLRLLALCAAWSGNDVWWQDCRRGFTAFVDKSLFEDGGSYDLQMRDSLTYHLSGLLSVIELLHSLGPDAGRLYHSVSARGSSVRKSVHYLIPYVLGEKQRQEWVHSKVGLDHARAAAGLEAYRPGRYYNGRDALPLLEMAARFDEELRMRLPELRTIHKMEMPDWACLITTACDRGNPVRPGFR, encoded by the coding sequence ATGGAGCCCGGTGAATTTGCCCTGCGCTCGGTGTTGCCTTTGGAGCGGAGGCAATACGAACGTTTGCGCGCTCTGGTGGCCCAAGACCGAGAGGCTGCCCGCCAGCTTCAGGCTCTCCGTTTTGAAACGGCCCCTTGGATCGCTTCCAAGCCAAACCCCCTGCGGGTGATCCGGTATGAAGGGCTGGTCGATACCGACCCCGGTCGCCGCGCGGATGTCGAGAATTTGCGGACCCTGGACCATGTCGCTGCGCTCTTGCTGCTCTGGCAGGCGACCGGGGACGAGGCGGCGGCGCGGACGGTGATGGATCATGTCCGCGCCTGGTCGGCCACGTACGTTCCCACAGGGAACGACGTCAATGAAAACAAGCTGGCCCCACTTTTGGTGGCGGCCCTGACTTTCCGCAGTTCGTTCTCCCGGGATGATCTGGCCCGCATCGACACGTGGATTCATGACATCGGCAGGTTGCACGCGGAAGGTTTGGGCGGGGCTCCGGACCGCGGGAACCGCTTTGCGAAACGACTCAGGCTTCTGGCCCTGTGCGCGGCCTGGAGTGGTAACGACGTCTGGTGGCAGGATTGCCGGAGGGGATTTACGGCGTTTGTCGACAAGAGTTTGTTTGAAGACGGCGGGAGCTATGATCTGCAAATGCGGGATAGCCTGACCTACCATTTAAGTGGTCTCTTGAGTGTGATCGAATTGTTGCATTCCCTGGGTCCGGATGCAGGGCGGCTTTATCATTCGGTTTCGGCGCGCGGTTCATCGGTGAGAAAATCGGTCCATTACCTCATCCCCTATGTCCTTGGAGAAAAACAACGACAGGAATGGGTTCATTCCAAAGTGGGATTGGACCACGCGCGTGCGGCGGCGGGGTTGGAAGCCTACCGGCCTGGCAGATACTACAATGGACGTGATGCCCTGCCTTTGTTGGAGATGGCGGCGCGGTTTGATGAAGAGCTGCGAATGCGACTACCGGAACTTCGTACCATCCACAAGATGGAGATGCCCGATTGGGCCTGTCTCATCACCACTGCTTGCGACCGGGGTAACCCCGTACGCCCGGGCTTCCGCTGA
- a CDS encoding polysaccharide deacetylase family protein, whose translation MKVVQCWDDGVDDDVRLIEILRKHGAKASFNLNAAQHTAKRTSGWKYKDIKPVWKLSAGELVEVYRGFTIANHTATHPFLTRIPLAQAEREIRQGKDRLEQIFGTEVPGFAYPFGDANPDVEELVRSAGHVYARTTGRTQSVFPCANAMALHPSCHFLDPDFWELFDAVKGKDGVFYFWGHSYEMIEDSEWENFDAKIARITADPAVTWTDLPELFR comes from the coding sequence ATGAAAGTGGTCCAATGTTGGGATGACGGAGTCGACGACGACGTCCGCCTCATTGAAATCCTGCGTAAACACGGGGCAAAGGCTTCCTTCAACCTGAATGCGGCACAACACACTGCGAAACGCACCAGTGGCTGGAAATACAAAGACATCAAACCGGTTTGGAAACTCTCGGCAGGGGAGCTGGTCGAGGTCTACCGGGGATTTACCATCGCAAATCATACGGCAACCCACCCGTTTCTCACCCGCATTCCTCTAGCACAAGCGGAGCGTGAAATCCGCCAGGGAAAAGACAGGTTGGAACAGATTTTTGGAACCGAGGTGCCGGGCTTTGCCTACCCGTTCGGCGACGCAAACCCAGATGTCGAGGAACTGGTTCGATCCGCCGGTCATGTTTATGCACGCACCACCGGACGCACTCAAAGTGTCTTTCCCTGCGCCAATGCCATGGCGTTGCATCCCTCCTGCCATTTTTTGGACCCGGATTTCTGGGAGCTTTTTGATGCGGTGAAAGGCAAGGATGGTGTCTTTTACTTCTGGGGCCACAGTTACGAGATGATCGAAGATTCCGAGTGGGAAAACTTCGATGCCAAGATCGCCCGAATCACCGCCGATCCCGCCGTGACCTGGACAGACCTTCCTGAGTTGTTCCGCTGA
- a CDS encoding GH1 family beta-glucosidase — MEIPFNMNMTDGKTGWFPDKFTWGAATSAYQIEGASSADGKGTSVWDVFCSTKGSIWEGQHGSSACDHYLRYREDVDLMRELGLRAYRFSFSWTRVLPDGTGKMNAAGLDFYERLIDALLEKGIEPWATVFHWDYPQALYTRGGWLNPDSPQWFADYASLLIGRFSDRISHWVTLNEPQCFAGLGHRVPATHAPGDRLSLGAALQVGHHVLLAHGRAVQAMRAGACQPLHIGWAPVGCVIIPETHSAENVEAARKAMFATQMASWSEFWNNAWWGDPVVFGRYPEDGLKLFEGHGPRIGNGDMEVISQKLDFYGANIYNAEICRSSAGGGQIKVDYPAGHPQSLFHWKVAEECLYWGPRFLYERYGLPVVITENGISCHDWISLDGKVHDPQRIDFIQRHLRELSRAIGEGVDVRGYFHWSLMDNFEWAEGYKQRFGLVHVDFTSMKRTIKDSGRWYRKVIESNGAAINH, encoded by the coding sequence ATGGAGATTCCTTTCAATATGAATATGACAGATGGAAAAACTGGATGGTTCCCCGATAAATTCACTTGGGGTGCCGCCACATCTGCATATCAAATTGAGGGAGCTTCTTCGGCTGATGGGAAGGGGACCTCGGTGTGGGATGTGTTTTGCTCCACAAAAGGCAGCATTTGGGAGGGGCAGCACGGAAGTTCGGCCTGTGATCACTACCTGCGTTATCGGGAAGATGTCGATTTGATGCGTGAATTAGGATTGAGAGCCTACCGATTCTCGTTTTCTTGGACACGAGTATTGCCGGATGGGACAGGAAAGATGAATGCCGCGGGTCTGGATTTCTATGAACGGCTCATTGATGCCCTTTTAGAAAAGGGCATTGAACCGTGGGCGACGGTGTTTCATTGGGATTACCCACAGGCCCTTTACACAAGGGGAGGGTGGTTGAATCCAGACAGCCCGCAATGGTTTGCCGATTACGCCTCCCTTCTAATAGGTCGATTTTCGGATCGAATATCCCATTGGGTCACCCTGAACGAACCCCAATGCTTCGCGGGCCTGGGACACCGGGTGCCGGCGACTCATGCCCCGGGGGATCGTTTGAGTCTGGGTGCGGCTTTGCAGGTTGGGCACCATGTGCTGTTGGCCCACGGAAGGGCTGTGCAGGCCATGAGGGCAGGAGCCTGTCAACCTTTGCATATTGGATGGGCGCCTGTGGGATGTGTGATCATTCCCGAAACTCACTCTGCCGAGAATGTCGAAGCTGCCCGAAAGGCCATGTTTGCTACCCAAATGGCCTCATGGAGTGAATTCTGGAATAATGCTTGGTGGGGTGATCCTGTTGTTTTCGGGCGTTACCCGGAAGATGGCCTGAAACTTTTTGAAGGTCATGGTCCAAGGATTGGAAACGGGGACATGGAAGTCATCTCGCAGAAGCTGGATTTCTATGGGGCCAACATCTACAACGCAGAAATCTGCCGTTCTTCTGCGGGAGGAGGGCAGATCAAGGTAGACTATCCGGCCGGACACCCCCAATCCCTCTTCCATTGGAAGGTCGCGGAGGAATGCCTGTATTGGGGCCCGCGATTCCTGTATGAGCGTTACGGCTTGCCTGTTGTGATTACAGAAAATGGGATTTCCTGCCATGATTGGATCTCATTGGATGGAAAAGTTCATGATCCGCAGAGAATTGATTTCATCCAGAGGCATCTGCGCGAGCTATCCCGGGCGATTGGAGAGGGCGTCGATGTTCGGGGCTATTTCCATTGGTCATTGATGGATAACTTTGAATGGGCCGAAGGCTACAAACAACGATTCGGGCTTGTTCACGTCGATTTCACCTCGATGAAACGCACCATCAAGGACTCGGGTAGATGGTATCGCAAGGTCATTGAGTCGAACGGTGCGGCGATTAATCATTAG
- a CDS encoding MFS transporter → MIITGKKSVPYSWFLIIALPVCALRFADSALGISFVFSLKKYADNPALLNLIISLPSFLALVIGPVVGYVSDHIWTRFGRRKPFLVASWGGMALSCFLLPLMPNFWTLVAAYIAYNLFKELGSVYEPLRQEVVPPHQRGRAGATFEWFANITNMLFFFVALGRFDDVRFMAGFQIDGEHAVYWSGALLLAMVALLIVLAIKENKPSETSGSGRLTLGNLLKGLFDRDLWPVYILVFGQALLNSGLGPLGTLVSVELFGFSKQDMGNNVVVGGLINVFIIGFLGLIADRLNRLRAYQVLIGLALLVKILFYVYIEFILPDKRATVIESIAFGEVLSIIGILTGLIYVPLAYEYVVRDKMGTFFAGSAMVTRITTIITTNTVGLFVWGYSLAFQPPAGEAVRVVLEQPASKADINELLHRVTWTLPGQDQPVSPGSIHAASWRASGPLEEPARCWEIRVSNPGSEALASERENLMREGAQLRTLANPRQDGRIAAIEARIGEINSELALRSADFEKQIRKALSLRLINENGAVRNCSQVPVRLITLAVLERPSGQKTEALLNDLRTANPALIDLRLAFDGKNYQIILAVQDNETTNETWAALVSRRMAVRQKGVLPPQPEVIRTSATSAFSLEVQTIEEPLEIHASPITSIVNGLMGFFNKAPPIDRRLQALGRNLRDPENLPFVRVTDVEGPFHAMRVLVVPGAVQNASLGSGNSLTSEGVAFLEKCVSQAAGQRLTVPKPVLLSSYQPMKYDYMAGYLMMFMLGFIGLWISFYFVKMERRGEIRKLGLLEAEKNTD, encoded by the coding sequence ATGATCATCACGGGCAAAAAATCGGTACCCTACAGTTGGTTTCTCATTATCGCTTTGCCGGTTTGCGCCCTGCGGTTCGCCGATTCCGCACTTGGAATTTCGTTTGTCTTTTCGTTGAAGAAGTATGCCGACAACCCGGCACTTCTGAATCTGATTATCAGTCTGCCGAGCTTCCTGGCTTTGGTGATTGGACCGGTAGTTGGATATGTCTCGGATCATATTTGGACCCGCTTTGGCCGACGCAAACCTTTCTTGGTTGCCTCCTGGGGGGGGATGGCGCTGAGCTGTTTTCTTCTGCCTCTCATGCCCAACTTTTGGACGCTGGTTGCCGCATATATTGCCTACAATCTGTTCAAGGAACTCGGAAGTGTTTATGAGCCATTGCGCCAAGAAGTTGTGCCCCCCCATCAGAGAGGCCGTGCAGGTGCTACTTTTGAGTGGTTCGCGAATATCACCAACATGCTATTTTTCTTTGTCGCACTCGGTCGTTTTGACGACGTGCGCTTCATGGCCGGATTCCAGATTGATGGCGAGCACGCTGTCTATTGGTCGGGCGCGCTTTTGTTGGCCATGGTTGCTCTGTTGATCGTTCTCGCCATCAAAGAAAACAAGCCCTCTGAAACTTCGGGGTCCGGGAGATTAACTTTGGGCAACTTGCTCAAAGGTCTTTTTGACCGCGACCTTTGGCCGGTTTATATCTTGGTTTTCGGACAGGCCCTGCTGAATTCCGGGCTTGGCCCGCTTGGGACGCTTGTTTCGGTCGAGTTGTTCGGCTTCAGCAAACAGGACATGGGAAACAATGTGGTGGTGGGCGGCCTTATCAATGTTTTCATCATCGGTTTTCTTGGCTTGATCGCGGACCGGCTTAATCGTCTGCGCGCCTACCAAGTCCTCATCGGTCTCGCGCTGCTGGTGAAGATTTTATTTTACGTCTATATTGAATTCATTCTTCCGGACAAACGGGCAACGGTAATCGAATCAATCGCATTTGGCGAAGTCCTGTCCATCATAGGCATTCTCACTGGGCTGATTTATGTGCCCCTGGCCTATGAGTATGTTGTGCGTGACAAGATGGGGACCTTTTTCGCCGGCTCCGCCATGGTTACGCGGATTACGACAATTATTACGACAAATACTGTGGGCCTTTTTGTCTGGGGATACAGTTTGGCCTTCCAGCCTCCCGCGGGTGAGGCAGTCCGGGTGGTCCTGGAGCAGCCCGCATCCAAGGCGGATATAAACGAACTTCTGCATAGGGTGACGTGGACCCTGCCGGGGCAGGATCAGCCAGTTTCTCCCGGCTCCATTCACGCCGCCTCTTGGCGTGCCTCCGGACCCTTGGAAGAGCCGGCGCGGTGCTGGGAAATCAGAGTTAGCAATCCGGGCAGTGAAGCATTGGCCAGTGAGAGGGAAAATCTGATGCGTGAGGGTGCTCAATTACGTACGTTGGCCAACCCTAGACAAGACGGCCGCATTGCGGCCATTGAGGCACGAATCGGTGAAATCAACAGCGAACTGGCCTTACGTTCGGCCGATTTTGAAAAACAAATCCGAAAGGCACTATCGTTACGGTTGATAAACGAAAATGGTGCTGTGCGAAATTGCTCACAGGTTCCGGTCCGTCTCATCACACTGGCAGTCTTGGAACGTCCATCGGGTCAGAAAACGGAAGCGCTATTAAATGACCTTCGGACGGCAAATCCGGCATTGATCGATCTACGCCTGGCCTTTGATGGAAAAAACTATCAGATTATTCTAGCTGTTCAGGATAATGAGACCACGAATGAGACCTGGGCGGCCCTAGTTTCCCGCAGAATGGCGGTCAGGCAGAAAGGGGTGCTGCCTCCGCAGCCTGAAGTGATCCGCACATCGGCGACATCGGCATTTTCACTTGAAGTGCAAACGATTGAGGAACCATTGGAAATACATGCGTCCCCGATCACAAGCATCGTCAACGGTTTGATGGGATTCTTCAACAAGGCGCCCCCCATAGACCGACGGCTCCAGGCACTCGGCCGGAATTTGAGAGATCCGGAGAACCTTCCCTTTGTCAGGGTCACGGATGTTGAGGGTCCCTTTCACGCTATGCGTGTCTTGGTGGTGCCCGGGGCTGTTCAGAACGCATCACTGGGTAGCGGCAACAGCTTGACCTCTGAAGGCGTTGCTTTTTTGGAGAAATGTGTCTCTCAGGCGGCAGGTCAGAGATTGACTGTGCCCAAACCCGTGTTGCTTAGCTCTTATCAGCCCATGAAGTACGATTACATGGCCGGTTATTTGATGATGTTCATGCTTGGTTTCATCGGTTTGTGGATTTCGTTCTACTTTGTAAAAATGGAGCGGCGAGGGGAGATACGCAAATTGGGTTTGCTGGAAGCAGAGAAAAATACGGACTAA
- a CDS encoding adenosine kinase: MGIGSPIMDVLARVDDAVLASVGGAKGGMEMMDAATMDRWIQTLPGGVTQVPGGSASNTVGAMARLGVRVALLGKLGDDETATRYTEQFLSLGGSDARFKRGTGRNGRCLSLVTPDSQRTMRTDLGAAATLSPDEVQPSDFAGVRHVHIEGYVLFNRDLMLRVLELAKTAGCTVSLDLASFEVVGAAKDILPGLLEKYVDIVFANEDEAAAYHGSSGDFRELAARFAQICPVAAVKVGKKGAHVATAGTVHDVAPLWVDHPVDTTGAGDLWAAGFLTGWLRGHDFAQCGRFGSILGAEIVQVLGAAIPEDRWLEIKKHF, from the coding sequence ATGGGAATCGGTTCGCCGATCATGGACGTTCTGGCCCGGGTGGACGATGCCGTCCTGGCCTCCGTCGGAGGGGCCAAGGGAGGGATGGAGATGATGGATGCGGCCACCATGGACCGCTGGATCCAGACCCTGCCCGGCGGGGTGACCCAAGTCCCGGGGGGCTCGGCTTCCAACACCGTCGGGGCCATGGCCCGGTTGGGGGTGCGGGTGGCCCTGCTGGGCAAGTTGGGCGATGACGAGACGGCCACGCGCTACACCGAACAATTTCTTTCCCTGGGCGGATCGGATGCGCGTTTCAAGCGGGGCACCGGTCGCAACGGACGCTGTCTTTCCCTGGTCACCCCCGATTCCCAACGCACCATGCGCACGGATCTGGGGGCGGCGGCCACGCTTTCTCCGGATGAAGTCCAGCCTTCGGATTTCGCGGGGGTGCGCCATGTACATATTGAAGGATATGTCTTGTTCAACCGCGACCTGATGCTCCGGGTGCTGGAACTGGCCAAGACGGCGGGCTGCACGGTCAGCCTGGATCTGGCGTCCTTCGAGGTGGTGGGGGCGGCCAAGGACATCCTTCCCGGTTTGCTGGAAAAGTATGTCGACATCGTTTTCGCCAACGAGGACGAGGCGGCGGCTTATCATGGATCGTCGGGGGATTTCCGTGAATTGGCGGCCCGTTTTGCCCAGATCTGCCCGGTGGCGGCAGTGAAGGTGGGGAAAAAAGGCGCCCATGTGGCCACGGCCGGCACGGTTCACGATGTGGCGCCGCTTTGGGTGGACCACCCGGTGGACACCACCGGGGCGGGCGACCTGTGGGCGGCGGGTTTTCTCACGGGCTGGCTGCGGGGCCATGATTTCGCCCAGTGCGGGCGTTTTGGTTCGATCCTCGGGGCCGAGATTGTGCAGGTGCTGGGCGCGGCCATTCCGGAAGACCGCTGGCTGGAGATCAAGAAGCACTTCTAA
- a CDS encoding rhamnulokinase family protein has translation MNPTHVIAVDLGAESGRVIAGIFHQQRLELQEIHRFPTVNYTRNGHWYWDMGRIEASIHEGLAQAFARFPEVASIGIDTWGVDYVLVDEAGQPLRDPYCYRDPRTDGIPDQVEKKVGSLFRRTGIRPMFFNTLFQLVAEVRDHAGDLKRARHLLTTPDYLHFRLGGAPANEWTMASTTGMALPGARAWDTELLNDLGLPVHLLGTPVASGTVTGQLKPELAAKLGYRGKDRPKIILPGSHDTASAVAAVPADFREACFISSGTWSLMGVVSDKPLTGDDADKAQISNEVAWDGKFRPLKNISGLWLVQNCRRAFAEAGREYDYTTLTQLAREAASPELALDADDARFAPICTPDDTMSGRIQSWYAERGVRIPQTDGEIVRAALEGLAQAYRKTLLSFEKINAQSYRQISLVGGGSRSALLCELTAQATGREVLAGPEEATAMGNMLVQLHGLGLVKAGENMRQVVRDSSEFRVFTPR, from the coding sequence ATGAACCCCACCCATGTCATTGCCGTCGACCTTGGCGCCGAGAGCGGCCGGGTCATTGCCGGAATTTTCCACCAACAGCGACTGGAGTTGCAGGAAATCCATCGCTTTCCGACGGTGAATTACACCCGGAACGGTCATTGGTATTGGGACATGGGCCGGATCGAGGCCTCGATCCATGAGGGACTGGCCCAGGCCTTCGCCCGCTTCCCGGAGGTGGCTTCGATCGGTATTGACACCTGGGGCGTGGACTACGTTCTGGTCGATGAAGCGGGCCAGCCCTTGCGCGATCCCTATTGCTACCGCGATCCGCGCACCGATGGGATTCCGGATCAGGTGGAGAAAAAGGTGGGGTCGTTGTTCCGTCGCACGGGCATCCGTCCGATGTTTTTCAACACCCTCTTCCAGTTGGTGGCGGAAGTTCGCGACCATGCGGGTGACCTGAAGCGGGCCCGGCATCTGCTGACCACACCCGATTATCTGCATTTCCGGCTGGGTGGGGCACCGGCCAACGAATGGACCATGGCCAGCACCACTGGAATGGCCCTGCCCGGGGCACGGGCTTGGGATACCGAACTCCTGAACGATCTCGGCCTGCCCGTCCACTTGTTGGGCACACCGGTGGCCTCGGGGACCGTGACCGGGCAATTGAAGCCGGAGTTGGCGGCAAAACTCGGCTACAGGGGCAAGGACCGGCCCAAGATCATCCTCCCGGGAAGCCACGACACCGCCAGCGCGGTGGCGGCGGTTCCGGCGGATTTTCGCGAGGCTTGTTTCATCAGCTCCGGCACGTGGTCGTTGATGGGCGTGGTCTCGGACAAGCCGCTGACCGGGGACGATGCGGATAAAGCCCAGATCAGCAATGAAGTGGCCTGGGACGGGAAGTTCCGTCCTCTGAAGAACATCAGCGGGCTTTGGTTGGTGCAGAACTGCCGCCGGGCCTTTGCCGAAGCCGGACGCGAATACGATTACACCACCCTGACCCAGTTGGCGCGTGAGGCGGCGTCGCCGGAGTTGGCTCTGGATGCCGACGATGCGCGCTTCGCCCCGATCTGCACCCCCGACGACACCATGTCCGGACGCATCCAGTCCTGGTATGCGGAAAGAGGAGTTAGGATACCGCAGACCGACGGCGAGATCGTCCGGGCCGCGCTGGAGGGACTGGCCCAGGCCTACCGCAAGACCCTGCTGTCTTTCGAAAAAATCAACGCCCAAAGCTACCGGCAGATCAGCCTGGTGGGCGGAGGAAGCCGGAGTGCCCTTCTGTGTGAATTGACCGCACAGGCAACCGGCCGGGAAGTGCTGGCCGGCCCGGAGGAAGCCACCGCGATGGGCAACATGCTGGTGCAACTCCACGGACTCGGACTGGTCAAGGCCGGTGAGAACATGCGCCAAGTGGTCAGAGATTCGTCGGAGTTCCGGGTTTTTACCCCGCGCTGA
- a CDS encoding TatD family hydrolase has translation MIPVIDTHTHLDFSDFDPDRAAVIERAQQAGVARMLLIATRPATLERVTGLCAQYPVLVPVLGYHPGNVDEVTPGDLDRLRDVCRSHPVAALGECGLDYHRPPENLPGEDATAHGQRLEDWKIRQKELFRSQLDLAVELGLNVVVHQRDSWDDCLAILRGYTGRLRAVFHCFGGTLEQARTLRDLGHLVSFTGIVTFKNAAAAQAAAAGVDEAGFMVETDCPYLAPVPHRGKRCEPAFTREVVQHIARLRGVGEDDIARITNRVAADFFRLP, from the coding sequence ATGATTCCGGTCATTGACACCCACACCCACCTCGATTTCTCCGACTTCGACCCCGACCGCGCTGCGGTCATCGAGCGGGCCCAGCAGGCCGGGGTGGCACGCATGCTCCTCATCGCCACCCGTCCGGCCACGCTCGAACGGGTCACCGGGCTCTGCGCCCAATACCCTGTGCTCGTCCCGGTCCTGGGCTACCATCCGGGCAACGTCGACGAGGTCACCCCGGGCGACTTGGACCGCCTCCGCGATGTCTGCCGGAGCCATCCGGTGGCGGCCCTCGGAGAATGCGGCCTGGATTACCACCGTCCGCCAGAGAACCTCCCAGGCGAAGATGCCACTGCTCATGGCCAACGATTGGAAGATTGGAAGATCCGCCAAAAAGAACTCTTCCGAAGCCAGTTGGATCTGGCGGTGGAATTGGGTTTGAACGTGGTCGTCCACCAACGCGACAGTTGGGACGACTGCCTGGCAATCCTGCGCGGCTACACCGGGCGGCTGCGCGCGGTCTTTCATTGCTTCGGTGGTACACTGGAGCAGGCCCGCACCCTACGTGATCTCGGACATCTCGTGTCCTTCACCGGGATCGTCACTTTCAAGAACGCCGCCGCCGCCCAGGCCGCGGCGGCCGGTGTGGATGAGGCGGGCTTCATGGTGGAAACCGACTGCCCCTACCTCGCCCCCGTCCCCCACCGAGGCAAACGCTGCGAACCCGCCTTCACCCGCGAGGTCGTGCAACATATCGCCCGCCTGCGCGGCGTCGGCGAGGACGACATCGCCCGCATCACCAACCGCGTGGCGGCGGACTTTTTCCGCCTGCCCTGA
- a CDS encoding RidA family protein, with translation MSHKRSVSPAGGPQAVGPYSMAIRSGDLVFTAGQIPLDPASGEITGKTVAEQTRRVLLNLKAVLLAAGCTPDDVLKTTVFLTDLAAFAEMNTVYAEFFREPHPARSTIQVSALPKGALVEIEAVARVNAA, from the coding sequence ATGTCGCACAAACGCAGTGTATCGCCGGCTGGCGGGCCACAAGCCGTCGGGCCCTATTCGATGGCCATCCGCAGTGGGGATCTGGTCTTCACGGCCGGACAGATCCCGCTCGATCCCGCGAGCGGGGAAATCACCGGGAAGACGGTGGCGGAGCAGACCCGGCGGGTCTTGCTGAATCTCAAGGCCGTGCTGCTGGCCGCGGGGTGCACCCCCGACGATGTGCTCAAGACGACGGTTTTCCTGACCGACCTGGCGGCCTTTGCCGAAATGAATACGGTCTACGCCGAGTTTTTCCGAGAGCCCCATCCGGCGCGTTCGACCATCCAAGTGTCCGCCCTGCCCAAGGGGGCGCTGGTGGAGATTGAAGCCGTGGCCCGCGTCAACGCCGCTTGA
- the pyrE gene encoding orotate phosphoribosyltransferase, with translation MSPEQILQTFRACGALLEGHFVLRSGLHSRQFFQCALLLKRPRLSSEICAALADKVRGLAFDCVVSPAMGGILVGHDVARHLDKPHIFAEKKDGQLVVRRFKIEPGTRFLVAEDVVTTGSAVKEVCEVVRAAGGVIAGVCSIVDRSGEATPDFGAPFTSLLKLQVETFPADRIPEDLQGIPATKPGS, from the coding sequence ATGAGCCCGGAACAGATCCTGCAGACCTTCCGTGCATGTGGCGCCTTGCTGGAGGGGCATTTTGTCTTGCGCTCCGGCCTGCACAGCCGCCAATTCTTCCAATGCGCGCTGCTGCTGAAGCGGCCCCGCCTGTCCTCGGAAATCTGTGCCGCATTGGCGGATAAGGTGCGCGGACTGGCGTTTGACTGTGTCGTCTCGCCAGCCATGGGGGGCATCCTGGTGGGCCATGACGTGGCGCGCCACTTGGACAAGCCGCACATCTTTGCCGAGAAAAAGGACGGTCAGTTGGTTGTCCGGCGGTTCAAGATCGAGCCGGGAACGCGGTTCCTGGTGGCCGAGGATGTGGTCACGACGGGCAGTGCGGTGAAGGAAGTGTGCGAGGTGGTGCGCGCGGCGGGCGGCGTCATCGCCGGGGTGTGTTCGATTGTCGATCGCAGCGGGGAGGCCACACCGGATTTTGGGGCACCGTTCACCAGCCTCTTGAAGTTGCAGGTGGAGACGTTCCCGGCTGACCGGATTCCAGAAGATCTACAGGGTATCCCCGCGACGAAACCGGGAAGTTGA
- the leuD gene encoding 3-isopropylmalate dehydratase small subunit has translation MALEKILKITGTAVPVPGDDLDTDRIIPARYMKCVTFDGLGEFMFYDVRFDEKGNKKAHPLNDDRFKGAKVLISGNNFGCGSSREHAPQAIYRYGIRAIIAEGFAEIFFGNSTTLGMPCITVNHADRLALTQAVEADPTLEVTVDVEKQQVRAGGKVYQGVIRESARHGLTTGHWDPIADLLDGLPEVEATAAKLPYLAAS, from the coding sequence ATGGCCCTCGAAAAAATCCTGAAAATCACCGGCACCGCTGTGCCCGTTCCGGGCGACGACCTGGACACCGACCGCATCATCCCCGCCCGCTACATGAAGTGCGTCACCTTCGACGGCTTGGGCGAGTTCATGTTCTACGACGTGCGCTTCGACGAAAAGGGCAACAAGAAAGCCCATCCGCTCAACGACGACCGCTTCAAGGGCGCGAAGGTTTTGATCAGCGGGAACAACTTCGGCTGCGGAAGTTCACGGGAACACGCGCCGCAGGCCATCTACCGCTACGGCATCCGGGCCATCATCGCCGAGGGCTTTGCCGAGATCTTTTTTGGCAACTCCACCACTCTCGGCATGCCCTGCATCACCGTCAACCACGCCGACCGCCTGGCCTTGACCCAAGCCGTGGAAGCCGATCCCACACTGGAAGTCACCGTGGATGTCGAGAAGCAGCAAGTCCGTGCCGGGGGCAAAGTGTACCAAGGCGTGATCCGCGAAAGCGCCCGCCATGGCCTGACCACCGGCCACTGGGACCCGATTGCGGATCTTCTCGACGGGCTTCCCGAGGTGGAAGCCACGGCAGCCAAATTGCCCTATTTGGCCGCCAGTTGA